In a genomic window of Streptomyces sp. NBC_01231:
- a CDS encoding alpha-1,4-glucan--maltose-1-phosphate maltosyltransferase, which yields MSSLPAIGRIPVRDVRPAVDCGRRPAKAVVGETFEVTATVFREGDDAVSANVVLTDPEGRHGPWTPMRELAPGSDRWGAEVTPDVAGHWTYRVEAWSDPLSTWRRTARIKVPAGIDCGLVLEEGADLHERAAAGVPRGPGQATLPAAVEVLRDDSLPVATRLAAALTPEVDAVLARYPLRELVTASDTLPLLVERERALYGAWYEFFPRSEGTAQQPHGTFRTAARRLPAIARMGFDVVYLPPIHPIGHTFRKGRNNSLSPGPDDVGVPWAIGSPEGGHDAVHPDLGTLDDFAWFVEQAGQQGLEVALDFALQCSPDHPWVQKHPEWFHHRPDGTIAYAENPPKKYQDIYPVAFDADLDGLIAETLRVLRHWMAHGVRIFRVDNPHTKPVVFWERVIADVNRTDPDVIFLAEAFTRPAMMHTLAQIGFQQSYTYFTWRTTKDELTEYLTELSGEAASYMRPNFFANTPDILHGYLQHGGRPAFEVRAVLAATLSPTWGIYSGYELCENTPLKAGSEEYLDSEKYQLKPRDWDTAEHEGRSLSPLITRLNTIRRRHPALHRLRNIHFHHTDNDALIAYSKRTGQDTVLVVVNLDPHHAQEATVSLDMPRLGLERHESVSVHDELAGEVYRWSRNNYVRLEPGRAPAHVFHVQRTAASPQIGGSPAS from the coding sequence ATGAGTTCGCTCCCGGCCATCGGCCGCATTCCCGTCCGGGACGTCAGGCCTGCCGTGGACTGCGGCAGGCGGCCGGCGAAGGCGGTTGTCGGCGAGACGTTCGAAGTCACCGCGACCGTGTTCCGGGAGGGTGACGACGCGGTCTCCGCCAATGTCGTCCTGACGGACCCCGAAGGCCGGCACGGCCCGTGGACGCCGATGCGGGAGCTGGCCCCCGGTTCCGACCGCTGGGGCGCCGAGGTCACCCCGGACGTCGCGGGCCACTGGACCTACCGCGTCGAGGCGTGGAGCGATCCGCTGTCCACCTGGCGGCGCACGGCCCGCATCAAGGTTCCGGCCGGCATCGACTGCGGGCTGGTCCTGGAGGAGGGCGCCGACCTGCACGAACGGGCGGCGGCCGGAGTGCCGCGGGGGCCGGGGCAGGCCACTCTGCCGGCCGCGGTGGAGGTCCTGCGCGACGACTCGCTGCCGGTCGCGACCCGGTTGGCCGCGGCGTTGACGCCGGAGGTGGACGCGGTCCTGGCCCGGTATCCGCTGCGGGAACTGGTCACCGCCTCGGACACGCTGCCGCTGCTGGTCGAGCGGGAAAGGGCCCTGTACGGCGCCTGGTACGAGTTCTTCCCCCGCTCCGAGGGCACCGCGCAGCAGCCGCACGGCACCTTCCGCACCGCCGCCCGCCGGCTGCCCGCGATCGCCCGGATGGGCTTCGACGTGGTCTACCTGCCGCCGATCCATCCCATCGGGCACACCTTCCGCAAGGGCCGCAACAACTCCCTGTCCCCCGGTCCCGACGACGTCGGCGTGCCGTGGGCGATCGGCTCCCCCGAGGGCGGTCACGACGCCGTCCACCCGGACCTGGGCACCCTCGATGACTTCGCGTGGTTCGTGGAGCAGGCCGGGCAGCAGGGCCTGGAGGTGGCCCTCGACTTCGCCCTGCAGTGCTCCCCCGACCACCCCTGGGTACAGAAACATCCGGAGTGGTTCCACCACCGGCCGGACGGGACGATCGCCTACGCGGAGAACCCGCCCAAGAAGTACCAGGACATCTACCCCGTCGCCTTCGACGCGGACCTGGACGGCCTCATCGCGGAGACACTGCGGGTGCTGCGGCACTGGATGGCGCACGGGGTGCGGATCTTCCGGGTCGACAACCCGCACACCAAGCCGGTGGTGTTCTGGGAACGGGTGATCGCGGACGTCAACCGCACCGACCCCGACGTGATCTTCCTGGCCGAGGCGTTCACCCGCCCGGCGATGATGCACACGCTGGCCCAGATCGGCTTCCAGCAGTCGTACACCTACTTCACCTGGCGTACCACCAAGGACGAGCTGACCGAGTACCTGACCGAGCTGTCGGGCGAGGCCGCCTCGTACATGCGGCCCAACTTCTTCGCCAACACCCCCGACATCCTGCACGGGTACCTCCAGCACGGCGGCCGGCCCGCCTTCGAGGTCCGCGCGGTCCTCGCCGCCACCCTCTCCCCCACCTGGGGCATCTACAGCGGCTACGAACTGTGCGAGAACACCCCCCTCAAAGCGGGCAGCGAGGAATACCTCGACTCCGAGAAGTACCAGCTCAAACCCCGCGACTGGGACACAGCCGAACACGAAGGACGCAGCCTCAGCCCCCTGATCACCCGCCTCAACACCATCCGACGCCGGCACCCCGCACTGCACCGGCTCCGGAACATCCACTTCCACCACACCGACAACGACGCCCTGATCGCCTACAGCAAGCGGACGGGCCAGGACACGGTTCTGGTGGTCGTCAATCTCGATCCGCACCACGCCCAGGAGGCCACGGTCTCGTTGGACATGCCGCGGCTCGGCCTGGAACGGCACGAGTCCGTGTCCGTGCACGACGAACTGGCGGGTGAGGTCTATCGCTGGAGCAGGAACAACTATGTGCGGCTGGAGCCCGGTCGGGCGCCCGCGCACGTGTTCCACGTCCAGCGAACGGCCGCCTCGCCACAGATCGGAGGGTCCCCCGCGTCATGA
- a CDS encoding pep a2, translating to MNTAVPCYYHLDLEVSPERVGQVRRILAAHLRHWDLEPLVEPVCRGTELLLRAIDEHATDKNTSIEMWWNGQHLITAISENDCDLRPDQDLRGCLEHIAAMSDGWGCCATGTGSKVIWFSQRARAGERVPLVATAPEPDLREVLQVPREVRVAALAGPVSTPDGVLEDAR from the coding sequence ATGAACACCGCAGTGCCCTGCTACTACCACCTCGACCTCGAGGTCAGCCCGGAACGCGTCGGACAGGTCAGGCGCATCCTGGCCGCCCATCTCCGCCACTGGGATCTGGAGCCCCTGGTCGAGCCCGTCTGTCGAGGTACAGAACTGCTGCTGAGGGCCATAGACGAGCACGCCACCGACAAGAACACGTCGATCGAGATGTGGTGGAACGGCCAGCACCTCATCACCGCCATCAGTGAGAACGACTGTGACCTGCGCCCCGACCAGGACCTGCGCGGCTGTCTCGAGCACATCGCCGCGATGAGCGACGGTTGGGGCTGCTGCGCCACCGGCACCGGCAGCAAGGTCATCTGGTTCTCCCAGCGAGCCCGCGCCGGCGAACGCGTCCCGCTGGTGGCCACCGCGCCCGAGCCCGATCTGCGTGAGGTTCTCCAGGTACCGCGAGAGGTCCGGGTCGCGGCCCTGGCCGGACCGGTCAGTACTCCGGACGGCGTCCTGGAGGACGCCCGGTGA
- the hemC gene encoding hydroxymethylbilane synthase: protein MSVPELIRIVSRDSPMALAQVERVRAELAALYPEMRTEVVPVKTTGDKWMGDLSVVEGKGAFTKEVDAALLAGQADLAVHCVKDVPADRPLPAGTTFAAFLKRDDIRDALIHPGGLTLDELPAGTRIGTSSVRRVAQLAATHPHLDCVPFRGNANRRLEKLAAGEADALLLAVSGLERIDRRDVISEVLSPETMMPPIGAGILALQCREGDTATIDTVSALGDPDTFREATAERMFLHVLQGHCNSPIAGYARVDRSGELSLRACVFTPDGKTRINAHEWAGPLDPATLGTSVAVALLRQGAREIIDGIPH from the coding sequence ATGTCCGTGCCCGAACTGATCCGTATCGTCTCCCGCGACTCACCGATGGCGCTCGCCCAAGTGGAGCGGGTCCGCGCCGAGTTGGCCGCCCTGTATCCCGAGATGCGCACCGAGGTCGTACCGGTGAAGACCACCGGGGACAAGTGGATGGGCGATCTGTCCGTGGTCGAGGGCAAGGGGGCCTTCACCAAGGAGGTCGACGCCGCGCTGCTGGCCGGCCAGGCCGATCTGGCGGTGCACTGCGTCAAGGACGTGCCCGCCGACCGGCCGCTTCCCGCGGGGACCACGTTCGCCGCGTTCCTGAAGCGGGACGACATCCGCGACGCCCTCATCCATCCGGGTGGTCTCACCCTGGACGAGCTTCCGGCCGGTACCCGGATCGGCACCTCCTCGGTGCGCCGGGTCGCCCAACTGGCCGCCACCCACCCGCACCTGGACTGCGTGCCGTTCCGTGGCAACGCCAACCGGCGCCTGGAGAAGCTCGCGGCAGGCGAGGCGGACGCGCTGCTGCTCGCGGTGTCCGGCCTGGAGCGCATCGACCGGCGGGACGTGATCAGCGAGGTCCTCTCCCCCGAGACGATGATGCCGCCGATCGGCGCGGGCATCCTCGCGCTCCAGTGCCGTGAGGGCGACACCGCGACCATCGACACGGTCAGCGCGCTCGGCGACCCGGACACGTTCCGGGAGGCCACCGCGGAACGTATGTTCCTGCACGTCCTTCAGGGACACTGCAACAGCCCGATCGCCGGATACGCCCGCGTGGACCGCAGCGGCGAACTGTCCCTGCGGGCCTGCGTGTTCACACCGGACGGCAAGACCCGGATCAACGCCCACGAATGGGCGGGCCCGCTCGACCCGGCGACGCTCGGCACGTCGGTCGCCGTGGCCCTGCTGCGGCAGGGCGCCCGCGAGATCATCGACGGCATCCCGCACTGA
- a CDS encoding VOC family protein, whose translation MKHHASPYRATKDVTSTHSVFGAPCWVSLTSRDVDATVGFYTAVLGWQWQRARLGDRFRMALADGTPVAGIAAVASMWQMAVAWTPYFAVPSADEAASRAQERGGTTAVGPLSLPPGRAALLADRDGATFGIWEGELIADWESWREAQPAFIRLHTRDAFDAAIFYGEVLDWASERPGCCEVHYEGGEVVLRSRGDIVARIESGALGSAPDPTIRPHWQVHFAVADVSACTRAAEVHGGSVLSKGSDEAVLRDPDGAQFTVTSRRER comes from the coding sequence ATGAAGCACCACGCGAGCCCCTACCGCGCGACGAAGGACGTCACGTCCACGCACTCGGTGTTCGGTGCGCCCTGCTGGGTGAGCCTGACCAGCCGCGACGTGGATGCGACCGTGGGGTTCTACACGGCCGTGCTGGGCTGGCAGTGGCAGCGGGCGAGGCTCGGTGACCGCTTCCGCATGGCGCTGGCGGACGGCACCCCGGTGGCCGGGATCGCCGCGGTGGCCAGCATGTGGCAGATGGCCGTCGCCTGGACGCCCTACTTCGCCGTGCCCAGCGCCGACGAGGCCGCGTCGCGGGCGCAGGAACGCGGCGGCACCACGGCGGTCGGGCCGCTGTCCCTCCCGCCCGGACGGGCGGCTCTGCTGGCCGACCGGGACGGGGCCACCTTCGGCATCTGGGAGGGTGAGCTGATCGCCGACTGGGAGAGCTGGCGGGAGGCCCAGCCGGCCTTCATAAGGCTCCACACCCGGGACGCCTTCGACGCGGCCATCTTCTACGGCGAGGTCCTCGACTGGGCCTCGGAGCGCCCCGGCTGCTGCGAGGTCCACTACGAGGGCGGCGAGGTCGTGCTGCGCAGCCGCGGGGACATCGTGGCCCGGATCGAGTCGGGGGCGCTGGGGTCGGCTCCCGATCCGACGATCCGGCCGCACTGGCAGGTCCACTTCGCGGTCGCGGACGTGTCGGCCTGCACACGGGCCGCGGAGGTGCATGGCGGCAGCGTGCTGTCGAAGGGCAGCGACGAGGCCGTACTGCGCGACCCGGACGGGGCACAGTTCACGGTGACCTCACGCCGCGAACGCTGA
- a CDS encoding ANTAR domain-containing protein, which yields MSRVPHEPGDESDRIFALQEEVDQLKEAVASHAVVDQAIGMVVALGRVAPDQGWEVLKDVSQHTNIKLRDVAELILLWGRAGEMPPEIRAELEDALDRYGPTQIPGAPPHE from the coding sequence GTGTCCCGCGTACCGCACGAGCCCGGCGACGAGTCGGACCGCATCTTCGCGCTGCAGGAAGAGGTCGACCAGCTCAAGGAAGCCGTCGCCTCGCACGCCGTCGTGGACCAGGCGATCGGCATGGTCGTCGCGCTCGGCCGAGTCGCCCCCGACCAGGGGTGGGAGGTACTGAAAGACGTCTCCCAGCACACCAACATCAAGCTCCGCGACGTCGCGGAGCTGATCCTCCTCTGGGGACGGGCCGGAGAAATGCCCCCGGAGATCCGCGCGGAGCTCGAAGACGCCCTCGACCGGTACGGGCCCACACAGATCCCGGGAGCGCCGCCGCACGAGTGA
- the glgX gene encoding glycogen debranching protein GlgX, with product MTARPRRKGVPAWSGHPYPLGAAHDGKGTNFALFSEVAERVDLVLVDDDGGHRQVPMAEVDGFVWHCYLPGIGPGQRYGYRVHGPWQPSLGNRCNPAKLLLDPYAQAVDGQVDNHASLFERADGPSRSDSAGHTMLGVVTDQAFDWGDDQPLGRPYADSVIYEAHVRGITATHPDVPPDLRGTYAGLAHPAVIEHLTSLGVTAVELMPVHQFVQDGVLTDRGLSNYWGYNTIGFFAPHNAYAAHGTRGQQVTEFKTMVKALHAAGLEVILDVVYNHTAEGNEKGPTLSFRGIDNASYYRLVDGDWGHYYDTTGTGNSLLMRHPYVLQLIMDSLRYWVTEMHVDGFRFDLAATLARQFHEVDRLSAFFDLIQQDPVISRVKLIAEPWDVGEGGYQVGNFPPLWSEWNGKYRDAVRDFWRGGEHTLAEFASRLTGSSDLYQHTGRRPRASVNFVTAHDGFTLRDLVSYDEKHNEANGEGNRDGESHNRSWNCGAEGETDDPAVRELRARQQRNFLATLLLSQGIPMLSHGDELGRTQRGNNNAYCQDNDVSWIDWRLTDEQRDLVDFTRHLIGLRAVHPVLRRRRFFRGETVTHAGQPLPDLVWLLPDARAMSDEDWQRSDAHSVGVFLNGDAIAEPDPCGRPVVDDSFLLLLNGYWEPVEFRLPDVTYAERWTTLIDTTETQGTDEFEHKADSAVTVEARSLVLLSRPSGTRG from the coding sequence GTGACCGCGAGACCACGCCGGAAAGGGGTGCCCGCCTGGAGCGGGCACCCCTACCCGTTGGGCGCCGCTCACGACGGCAAGGGCACCAACTTCGCGTTGTTCAGCGAGGTCGCCGAGCGCGTCGACCTGGTCCTCGTCGACGACGACGGTGGCCACCGGCAGGTCCCGATGGCCGAGGTCGACGGGTTCGTGTGGCACTGCTACCTGCCCGGGATCGGACCGGGGCAGCGCTACGGCTATCGGGTGCACGGCCCCTGGCAGCCGTCCCTCGGCAACCGCTGCAATCCGGCCAAGCTCCTCCTGGACCCGTACGCCCAGGCGGTGGACGGTCAGGTGGACAACCACGCCTCCCTCTTCGAGCGGGCGGACGGTCCGTCCCGGTCCGACAGCGCCGGGCACACCATGCTCGGCGTGGTCACCGACCAGGCCTTCGACTGGGGCGACGATCAGCCACTCGGACGGCCGTACGCCGACAGTGTGATCTACGAGGCCCATGTCCGCGGCATCACCGCCACCCACCCCGACGTCCCGCCCGACCTCCGCGGCACCTACGCCGGTCTGGCCCACCCGGCGGTCATCGAGCACCTGACCTCGCTCGGGGTGACCGCCGTCGAGCTGATGCCGGTCCACCAGTTCGTGCAGGACGGCGTGCTCACGGACCGCGGCCTGTCCAACTACTGGGGCTACAACACGATCGGCTTCTTCGCGCCGCACAACGCCTACGCCGCGCACGGCACCCGCGGCCAGCAGGTCACCGAGTTCAAGACGATGGTGAAGGCGCTGCACGCGGCCGGCCTCGAAGTGATCCTGGACGTCGTCTACAACCACACCGCGGAGGGCAACGAGAAGGGCCCCACGCTCTCCTTCCGGGGCATCGACAACGCCTCGTACTACCGTCTGGTGGACGGCGACTGGGGGCACTACTACGACACCACCGGCACCGGCAACAGCCTGCTGATGCGGCACCCCTACGTCCTTCAGCTGATCATGGACTCGCTGCGGTACTGGGTCACCGAGATGCACGTGGACGGCTTCCGTTTCGACCTCGCGGCCACGCTGGCCCGGCAGTTCCACGAGGTGGACCGGCTGTCGGCGTTCTTCGACCTGATCCAGCAGGACCCGGTGATCAGTCGCGTCAAGCTGATCGCCGAGCCGTGGGACGTGGGGGAGGGCGGGTATCAGGTGGGCAACTTCCCGCCACTGTGGTCGGAGTGGAACGGCAAGTACCGGGACGCCGTACGGGACTTCTGGCGGGGCGGCGAGCACACGCTCGCCGAGTTCGCCTCCCGGCTGACCGGCTCCTCCGACCTCTACCAGCACACCGGGCGCCGTCCTCGCGCCAGCGTCAACTTCGTCACCGCGCACGACGGATTCACCCTGCGCGACCTGGTGTCGTACGACGAGAAGCACAACGAGGCCAACGGCGAGGGCAACCGGGACGGCGAGAGCCACAACCGCTCCTGGAACTGCGGGGCCGAGGGCGAGACCGACGACCCGGCCGTCCGGGAACTGCGTGCCCGTCAGCAACGCAACTTCCTGGCCACCCTGCTGCTCTCGCAGGGCATCCCGATGCTCAGCCACGGCGACGAACTGGGCCGTACCCAGCGCGGCAACAACAACGCCTACTGCCAGGACAACGACGTCTCCTGGATCGACTGGCGGCTGACCGACGAGCAACGCGACCTCGTCGACTTCACCCGGCACCTCATCGGGCTGCGCGCCGTCCATCCCGTGCTGCGCAGGCGCCGTTTCTTCCGTGGGGAGACCGTGACCCACGCGGGCCAGCCGCTGCCCGACCTGGTGTGGCTGCTGCCGGACGCGCGCGCGATGAGCGACGAGGACTGGCAGCGCTCCGACGCCCACTCGGTCGGGGTCTTCCTCAACGGCGACGCCATCGCCGAACCCGACCCGTGCGGGCGGCCCGTCGTCGACGACTCGTTCCTGCTGCTGCTCAACGGCTACTGGGAGCCGGTGGAGTTCCGGCTGCCGGACGTCACTTACGCCGAACGGTGGACGACGCTGATCGACACCACCGAGACACAGGGCACCGACGAGTTCGAGCACAAGGCGGACTCGGCGGTGACCGTCGAGGCGCGCAGCCTGGTACTCCTGTCAAGACCCTCAGGCACCCGCGGGTGA
- a CDS encoding RNA polymerase sigma factor SigF, with translation MPVTGRTKPHPHDDAPDTAADFERLTALPDGPERKALRDAVVELWLPMAERIAVRFRGRGESLEDLYQVAALGLVKAVDHYDPARGCAFEAYAVPTITGEIKRHFRDHMWTLHVPRRVQDLRNRVRRAAKELSQTIPGRAPTVAEIAAYAQMTEDEARTGMEALECFSALSLEAEMPGTDGYALGDAIGAPDPAFETVVDRVAVRPCLEALPERERTILYLRFFRGMTQSTIAEQLGISQMHVSRLLSGCFDRLREEVLADAG, from the coding sequence ATGCCTGTCACTGGCCGAACGAAGCCGCACCCGCACGACGACGCCCCCGACACCGCTGCCGACTTCGAACGGCTCACGGCGCTGCCCGACGGTCCGGAGCGCAAGGCGTTGCGGGACGCGGTGGTCGAGCTCTGGCTGCCCATGGCGGAACGCATCGCGGTCCGGTTCCGGGGGCGCGGCGAGTCCCTGGAGGACCTCTACCAAGTGGCGGCCCTCGGACTGGTCAAGGCCGTCGACCACTACGACCCGGCGCGAGGCTGCGCCTTCGAGGCCTACGCCGTGCCGACCATCACCGGTGAGATCAAGCGCCACTTCCGCGACCACATGTGGACGCTGCACGTCCCGCGCCGCGTCCAGGACCTGCGCAACCGGGTGCGCCGGGCCGCCAAGGAGCTGTCGCAGACGATTCCGGGGCGAGCTCCGACGGTGGCGGAGATCGCGGCGTACGCGCAGATGACCGAGGACGAGGCCCGTACCGGCATGGAGGCGCTGGAGTGCTTCTCCGCGCTGTCGCTGGAGGCCGAGATGCCCGGCACCGACGGGTACGCGCTGGGGGACGCGATCGGCGCTCCGGACCCCGCCTTCGAGACCGTCGTCGACCGGGTGGCTGTGCGGCCCTGCCTTGAGGCGCTGCCGGAGCGCGAGCGGACCATTCTGTATCTGCGTTTCTTCCGGGGCATGACCCAGAGCACCATCGCCGAGCAGCTCGGCATCTCGCAGATGCATGTCTCCCGACTGCTCAGCGGCTGCTTCGACCGGCTGCGCGAGGAGGTCCTCGCCGACGCCGGCTGA
- a CDS encoding DUF5133 domain-containing protein — protein sequence MLLPAKAEVARHLRRYRAWERRMLAAPADCRIRSTFEDSGYTLCVLMGKRCAREAADAAERYLRSTLVAYLREESERPGPRPVARRGPPVSGRRSPVGR from the coding sequence ATGCTGCTACCGGCCAAAGCCGAAGTGGCCCGGCATCTGCGGCGCTACCGGGCGTGGGAACGCAGGATGCTCGCGGCCCCCGCCGACTGCCGGATCCGGTCCACCTTCGAGGACTCGGGCTACACCCTCTGCGTGCTGATGGGGAAGCGATGCGCACGCGAGGCCGCGGACGCCGCAGAACGCTATCTGCGGTCCACGCTCGTCGCCTACCTCCGGGAGGAGAGCGAGCGACCCGGTCCGCGACCGGTCGCCAGACGGGGTCCACCGGTATCGGGCCGGCGGTCTCCCGTCGGAAGGTAG
- a CDS encoding ATP-binding cassette domain-containing protein, translating to MTQDADSAVTCANLVYTFGETTAVDGLDLTVTEGEVFGLLGPNGAGKTTAIRCITTLLPVPPGQVRVFGRDTAKDAMAVRRLLGYVPQQLSADASLTGRENVALFARVFDVPRRERAERVHQALSAVGLTDAADRLAGTYSGGMVRRLELAQALVSAPRLLILDEPTIGLDPIARTDVWEHINAVRAATGMTVLVTTHYMDEADQYCDRVALMYRGRIRALGTPTELREALGERRRAAGAPATAPLPTLEDVFRDVAGSGLDDQSGGFRDVRSTRRTANRVG from the coding sequence ATGACACAGGACGCCGACTCCGCCGTCACCTGCGCGAACCTCGTCTACACCTTCGGTGAGACGACCGCGGTGGACGGCCTCGACCTGACCGTGACGGAGGGTGAGGTGTTCGGGCTGCTCGGCCCCAACGGCGCCGGGAAGACCACCGCCATCCGCTGCATCACCACTCTCCTGCCGGTGCCTCCGGGGCAGGTCCGCGTCTTCGGCCGCGACACCGCCAAGGACGCCATGGCCGTACGCCGCCTGCTGGGCTATGTGCCGCAACAGCTGTCCGCCGACGCGAGCCTCACCGGCCGGGAGAACGTCGCCCTGTTCGCCCGCGTCTTCGACGTGCCCCGCCGGGAACGCGCCGAACGCGTCCATCAGGCCCTGTCCGCGGTCGGTCTCACCGACGCCGCCGACCGGCTGGCAGGCACCTACTCCGGCGGTATGGTCCGCCGACTGGAACTCGCCCAGGCCCTGGTCAGCGCGCCCCGTCTGCTGATCCTCGACGAACCCACCATCGGGCTCGACCCGATCGCCCGGACCGACGTGTGGGAGCACATCAACGCCGTCCGCGCGGCCACCGGCATGACGGTCCTGGTGACGACCCACTACATGGACGAGGCCGACCAGTACTGCGACCGGGTCGCACTGATGTATCGCGGCCGCATCCGGGCGCTCGGCACCCCCACCGAGCTCAGGGAGGCACTCGGTGAACGCCGGCGCGCGGCCGGCGCCCCGGCCACGGCGCCGCTGCCCACGCTGGAGGACGTCTTCCGCGATGTCGCCGGCAGCGGTCTCGACGACCAGTCAGGAGGTTTCCGCGATGTCCGAAGCACCCGCCGAACTGCGAACCGCGTCGGCTGA
- a CDS encoding MarR family winged helix-turn-helix transcriptional regulator, which yields MEPDPFPEELADALVGVQRLIRRRLRPQMAAPPLRGAEVELLRLVAAQPGIGISDAAKDLHLASNSVSTLVNQLAREGYLTRETDPADRRAARLLPTPAAEARLGEWRARRAELVRGQVSRLDEVDQEALRAALPALRKLAGNLHEEAEDS from the coding sequence GTGGAACCCGATCCCTTCCCGGAGGAGCTGGCCGACGCGCTCGTCGGAGTCCAGCGGCTGATCCGACGCCGACTGCGCCCCCAGATGGCCGCCCCACCGCTGCGCGGGGCCGAGGTGGAGCTGTTGCGCCTCGTCGCGGCGCAGCCCGGCATCGGCATCTCGGACGCCGCCAAGGATCTGCACCTCGCGAGCAACTCGGTGTCCACACTGGTCAACCAGCTCGCCCGGGAGGGGTATCTGACCCGTGAGACGGACCCGGCCGACCGGCGGGCCGCGCGACTGCTGCCCACCCCCGCGGCCGAGGCCCGACTCGGCGAGTGGCGCGCACGGCGTGCCGAACTCGTACGAGGCCAGGTCTCCCGGCTCGACGAGGTGGACCAGGAGGCGCTGCGCGCGGCGCTCCCGGCCCTGCGCAAGCTGGCCGGCAACCTGCACGAGGAGGCCGAGGACTCATGA
- a CDS encoding ABC transporter permease: MSEAPAELRTASADRAREDGIGLLVQPPRPRAGWRVLPARVVAMCAVELQKLRHDRTELYTRAVQPALWLLIFGQTFTRIKAIPTQGIPYVDYLAPGIIAQSAMFIAIFYGIQIIWERDAGILNKLLVTPTPRSALITGKAFAAGVKSLIQAVVVIVIAALLGVALTWNPLKLLGVAAAVILGSVFFSCLSMTIAGVVLSRDRLMGIGQAITMPLFFGSNALYPLSVMPGWLQAVSKGNPLSYQVDALRGLLLGTPAHLALDFAVLLVAAALGITAASSLLGRLAR; the protein is encoded by the coding sequence ATGTCCGAAGCACCCGCCGAACTGCGAACCGCGTCGGCTGACCGCGCCCGCGAGGACGGCATCGGCCTGCTGGTACAGCCGCCCCGACCCCGCGCGGGGTGGCGCGTGTTGCCCGCCCGTGTGGTCGCGATGTGCGCCGTCGAACTGCAGAAACTGCGCCACGACCGCACCGAGTTGTACACCCGCGCGGTCCAGCCGGCCCTGTGGCTGCTGATCTTCGGTCAGACCTTCACCCGGATCAAGGCGATCCCCACGCAGGGCATCCCCTACGTCGACTATCTGGCGCCCGGCATCATCGCCCAGTCCGCGATGTTCATCGCGATCTTCTACGGCATCCAGATCATCTGGGAACGGGACGCCGGCATCCTGAACAAGCTGCTGGTCACGCCCACCCCACGCTCGGCGCTGATCACCGGCAAGGCGTTCGCGGCCGGGGTGAAGTCGCTGATCCAGGCCGTGGTCGTCATCGTCATCGCCGCGCTTCTCGGGGTCGCCCTGACCTGGAACCCGCTCAAGCTCCTCGGCGTCGCCGCGGCGGTGATCCTCGGATCGGTCTTCTTCTCCTGCCTGTCGATGACCATCGCCGGCGTCGTGCTCAGCCGCGACCGGCTGATGGGAATCGGGCAGGCGATCACGATGCCGCTGTTCTTCGGCTCCAACGCGCTCTACCCGCTGTCCGTCATGCCGGGCTGGCTCCAGGCGGTCAGCAAGGGCAACCCGCTCAGCTATCAGGTCGACGCTCTGCGCGGCTTGCTCCTGGGGACGCCCGCGCATCTGGCGCTCGACTTCGCGGTGCTGCTCGTGGCCGCCGCGCTCGGCATCACCGCGGCCTCCTCGCTGCTGGGCCGGCTGGCACGCTGA